The proteins below come from a single Terriglobales bacterium genomic window:
- a CDS encoding SDR family oxidoreductase, translating to MILHNKTALVTGASRGIGRATALALAETGAHVLVHYGRSVQEAQSLVESIHSKGGRADAIKADLGTPEGATLLAKEVRSIVGKQLDVLVSNAGISKAATIKDHTVEDFDNLFATNVRSPFFLVQQLLPILGEGSNIIVISSIGAHAVVGKPGLDNPSLLAYASTKGALETLVKNWAAILGPRGIRVNAVAPGVIDTDMSNFTKTEAGREAALGMQALKRIGKPEDVADVVAFLASDKARWITGASIPVDGGSKL from the coding sequence ATGATTCTGCACAACAAAACAGCACTGGTGACGGGGGCCTCCCGTGGAATTGGACGAGCCACTGCGTTGGCGCTCGCGGAGACGGGTGCACATGTCCTGGTTCATTATGGCCGCTCCGTCCAGGAAGCCCAGTCTCTGGTCGAGAGTATCCACTCAAAAGGGGGACGCGCGGATGCGATCAAGGCGGATTTGGGAACGCCAGAGGGAGCAACCCTACTGGCAAAGGAAGTTCGCTCCATCGTCGGCAAGCAATTGGATGTGCTCGTTTCCAACGCCGGAATCAGCAAGGCTGCAACCATCAAGGATCACACGGTAGAGGATTTTGACAATCTTTTTGCAACGAATGTGCGAAGTCCGTTTTTCCTGGTGCAGCAACTCTTGCCCATTCTGGGTGAAGGCTCGAACATCATCGTGATCTCTTCGATCGGGGCCCACGCCGTAGTTGGCAAGCCCGGCTTGGACAACCCTTCGCTCCTTGCCTACGCCTCGACCAAAGGAGCATTAGAAACTCTTGTCAAGAACTGGGCTGCCATTCTTGGGCCCCGAGGTATCCGCGTGAATGCAGTCGCGCCCGGTGTGATCGACACCGACATGTCGAACTTCACTAAGACTGAAGCAGGCCGCGAGGCCGCTCTTGGGATGCAAGCACTAAAGCGAATCGGCAAGCCGGAAGACGTGGCAGATGTAGTCGCGTTCCTGGCTTCGGACAAGGCGCGCTGGATCACAGGTGCCAGTATCCCTGTAGACGGTGGATCAAAACTTTAG
- a CDS encoding nuclear transport factor 2 family protein, producing MNRTVESKNKALVLEAFDTLFNKRDYAAAEKFWSPHYIQHSAHIAPGRKGLFDLIKSLPPTLKYEPGMIVAEGDLVIVHGRFSGFGAPVNWIAADIVRIQDGILVEHWDVIQDEATEEQSISKRPMFGTTFPI from the coding sequence ATGAATCGTACAGTTGAGTCGAAAAACAAAGCGCTCGTCCTGGAAGCGTTCGATACGTTGTTCAACAAGCGTGACTACGCGGCTGCCGAGAAGTTTTGGTCGCCTCACTACATCCAACACAGCGCGCACATTGCTCCCGGTCGTAAGGGCCTGTTCGATCTCATCAAGAGCCTTCCTCCAACGTTGAAGTACGAACCGGGAATGATCGTGGCTGAGGGAGACCTCGTGATCGTGCACGGGCGATTTAGCGGTTTCGGTGCTCCTGTGAATTGGATTGCCGCAGATATTGTGCGCATTCAAGACGGAATCCTTGTCGAGCATTGGGATGTCATTCAGGATGAAGCGACGGAAGAACAGTCGATAAGCAAGCGGCCCATGTTCGGAACTACATTCCCGATCTAA